The sequence AACAACACCACCGATAATTGCAGGAAATTGAACCAGGCCATCCGCTTCGAGATCATCAAACTTCACTGGATTATCAGTTGCACCGAAATCTACAGTTTTTGCTTTAATTTGTTTAATACCGCCAGAGGAGCCAATAGATTGGTAATTCAAATTAGAGCCAGACTTTGCTTTGAAAGCCTCAGCCCATTTTGCATAAATTGGGTAAGGAAATGTTGCACCGGCACCGGTCATATCTACTGCAAATGCAGCCGGAGCAAGCGAGATAGCGCTAATAACTAGAGCTTTCTTCAAAAAAGATTTCATGAAAAATTGTCCTTGGATGAAAATTTCGCAACATTGCGATACATGGACAATACGATTTCACTATGACTATTTAGTGACACTAGGCCTATTTTAGATATTTATCTATATAAATCAATGACTTAAATAGTTTTCTATGACTAAAATTTAGATAATTCTTTTGAGCTTTAAGCCTGCATAAACTGCTGCACCAGCGATTGCCATGAGAACCATGATCTCATAAAAAGACCCTTTTAGACCCGGAAGATCTTCCATATTCATGCCCATGACTCCAGTAATCAAAGTCATCGGTAAGAAGATCACGGTCATGACAGACAAGACCTGCAAGTTTCTAGCATTGAATTCTGCAACGTGGGCAGCCTGTTCATCTTGAAGAACCTTGGCACGATCGTATAAGCCGTTAATTTCTTGAACTAGATATGTTAAAAGATCAACATCGTCCTGCAGCCTGCCCTTGTCATCATCCGAAAACCAATACGGTAAACGCTTGAGCAATCTATGTAAGGCAATGAGCTCTGGAGAAAAATGTCTACGTAAGCGGCTGCACTGTATACGAATTCTGCCTATGCTCTCATGCTCCGGGAATTCCCTGCCCTTGAGCAAGTTTTCCTCTAAATCATCCATATTGGCTGATAAGTAAACCAATAAAGAACGCAATTGTTCTGCCCGCAAATCTAATAGTTCGTGAAACAGTTCAATAGCCGAAGTTGGGTTGAGTTGACCGTTTCTCAGGTCAAAGCGGAGCTTATCGGTAGTTCTTAAGGGGTTATTCCGTAGAGAAATCATCAATCGTGGCGTGATGATGGCCCATAGGGTTCCCAAAGTAGCGTCCGCACTCTCATCACCGAACTCTTGGTGAAAGTCATTCATCACCATCAACAAACAATCGTCTAGCTTTTCAATCCGCTCTATACGGGATAAATTTTCACCCTCATTAATCAGGTCAACGACTCGCTCTGGAACCAGAGTGGTTTTCTCTAACCAGCGTTGAACTTGGGTATTGGATAGATTGAGATGCAGCCAAACGGAGAAGTTTGGATCATTTAACGTAGCTTCGATTTCAAATAAAGGAATCTCATAACCATTCCCCGTAGCTGGCATGGCCCAGGCAAAAACTACTCCTGCAATCGGGAAGGTGGATGGTGTTTGCGTGATTTCCATGCTCAGATTGTAAAACAGGTGTTTCGCTGATTTGAATGGGTATACGCAATTGTCACAATCTAGAGAGAGAATGACATTAAGGTTCGCAACGATTTACACAAGGTGGAGGTCTCATGAACTATCAGATAATTCCCTTAGAAATGGGCTCCATAGTGGAGCGCCACGTTTTCAAACGTGAAAACAAAGAAATCAAGTGTGGCATGGTGTGGAAGTTAGGTTCAGTGCTCACCAATATCAAGCCAAAGTTTACGAAAGCATATGATCCGGATGTTGGAATCTGCATTCAGGACATTCCCGGTGGAACAATCGGCGAAACTTATGGCGGTGAAAAAGTCATCTATTTTTCTGATAGCGTTCTAGAAGATGAACAAGACGAACTCACGGATATTTTTTACGGCATCTCCAAGAAATACTCTAAAGGGTATGCTGATGTATTCCAAGACCTCGGCTGGACTGAGGTGAGTGCAGAATCCTATATATTCGGAGAGTTGGAAGTTAAAGAGCTCAGCAATGCACTAAATGACTATAAATGAATATTCGACGCCATAAACTGATCTTTCTTAGCCTGATCTTTGGATATGCCTGCACTAGCTTTGCCCAAAGCTTTAAGTTTGTGGCCATTGGGGATATGCCATACAACCCACCCAAAGACTATGTACGTTACGAAAGATTGATTACTGAAATCAATCGACTAAAACCCAGTTTCACCCTCTTTATTGGTGATACGAAATCAGGGTCATCCAATTGCAGCGATGAATTTAACCAGCTTGTTAAAAATTACTTCAATCAATTTAATGGGCCCCTAATCTATAGCGTTGGTGACAACGAATGGACAGATTGCCACAGACCACTTGCGGGCTCATATGAGCCACTAGAGCGCTTAGCAAGGCTACGTCAGACATTCTTTCAAAATAAGA comes from Polynucleobacter sp. MWH-Svant-W18 and encodes:
- a CDS encoding CorA family divalent cation transporter; translated protein: MEITQTPSTFPIAGVVFAWAMPATGNGYEIPLFEIEATLNDPNFSVWLHLNLSNTQVQRWLEKTTLVPERVVDLINEGENLSRIERIEKLDDCLLMVMNDFHQEFGDESADATLGTLWAIITPRLMISLRNNPLRTTDKLRFDLRNGQLNPTSAIELFHELLDLRAEQLRSLLVYLSANMDDLEENLLKGREFPEHESIGRIRIQCSRLRRHFSPELIALHRLLKRLPYWFSDDDKGRLQDDVDLLTYLVQEINGLYDRAKVLQDEQAAHVAEFNARNLQVLSVMTVIFLPMTLITGVMGMNMEDLPGLKGSFYEIMVLMAIAGAAVYAGLKLKRII